Proteins encoded by one window of Desulfobacterales bacterium:
- a CDS encoding 4Fe-4S binding protein has product MEINAISIKNFILSNGIDIVRIADTNNLVLASPPRPATALMPTAKSVIVMAVAHSLGAVYAPDIMLWTRNKMQTSRILDETAEKVSRILEKNDFLSLSVSADKPVEIHKTNPETGKKFKQTKVIGQFSHKHAAVSCGMGEIGNNNLLLTPEFGPHQRLCSIITEAPLEIDKPQNFGLCKKCRKCENACPSGALKNGKYDVDICFNYWAYGWKRSMPRSLKDWFGFIKMLKTQAKHRDFIIEIGQTYITDVDNCIECMRACPVGENWKSLRPKTMRPQKTMGI; this is encoded by the coding sequence ATGGAAATAAATGCTATATCAATTAAAAATTTTATCCTGTCAAATGGAATAGATATTGTAAGAATTGCCGATACAAATAATCTTGTTCTCGCATCACCGCCAAGACCAGCTACTGCCCTGATGCCTACAGCAAAAAGTGTCATAGTAATGGCTGTAGCACATAGTCTTGGCGCTGTTTATGCTCCAGATATTATGCTTTGGACTCGAAATAAAATGCAAACTTCAAGAATTCTTGATGAAACTGCTGAAAAGGTATCCAGAATCCTTGAAAAAAATGATTTTCTTTCATTATCAGTTTCAGCAGATAAACCTGTTGAGATTCATAAAACAAATCCTGAAACCGGAAAAAAATTCAAACAAACAAAAGTTATAGGACAATTTTCCCATAAACATGCGGCAGTGAGCTGTGGCATGGGAGAAATTGGAAATAACAACCTTCTCCTTACTCCTGAATTTGGCCCCCATCAGAGATTATGCTCAATTATAACTGAAGCTCCTTTAGAAATAGATAAGCCACAAAATTTCGGACTTTGTAAAAAGTGCAGGAAATGTGAAAATGCTTGTCCATCCGGCGCTTTAAAAAATGGAAAATATGATGTGGATATATGCTTCAATTATTGGGCATATGGATGGAAACGATCGATGCCACGTAGCTTAAAGGACTGGTTTGGCTTTATAAAAATGTTAAAAACTCAAGCAAAGCATCGTGATTTTATTATAGAAATAGGGCAAACTTACATTACTGATGTTGATAATTGTATTGAATGTATGAGAGCTTGCCCTGTAGGCGAAAACTGGAAATCATTACGTCCAAAAACTATGAGGCCGCAAAAGACAATGGGAATTTAA